One genomic segment of Terriglobia bacterium includes these proteins:
- a CDS encoding DUF429 domain-containing protein, which yields MLQQTFIHIPGIGKLTEQDLWEHGIQSWDDADRFEKRFGAVGARLQHVLDEYIPRSREAIRTRDAAFFERLCTLGEAWRVFPEFADECVYLDIETTGLSTVFDSVTMVGLYDGRKYKVFIEGENLQDFAAELERYSVVVTFNGSGFDLRFLKLAFPGLRIPPIHIDLRWLTRKLGLRGGLKEIETKLGITRPDEVKDLGGYEATVLWSKYLRGERSALQQLVQYNTEDVVHLKAIMEIAYDRLSKRTATFLRSSIAPIFSGVTEMPRASRSVVRRARCTSKSSGVVASLLAKCGPQRVVGIDLTGSERRATGWALMDGAEASTMALRTDEELIRETVAARPDIVSIDSPLSLPEQVKSLENISGLIYRKCELALKRMGISVFWCLLPTMQGLTMRGMRLAQTLRGLGLTVIESYPGAAQDLLGIPRKGASLEELKWGLHRAGINGSFLTERVTHDEVDAITSALVGLFYLADEYIALGTPSEDYLIVPRSPKINYAKLAEILSATGLDSVDRSHA from the coding sequence ATGCTGCAGCAAACGTTCATTCACATCCCCGGCATAGGCAAGCTGACCGAACAGGATCTGTGGGAACACGGCATCCAGTCATGGGACGATGCCGACCGCTTCGAAAAGCGCTTCGGAGCCGTGGGCGCCCGCCTGCAGCACGTCCTCGACGAATACATTCCCCGATCGCGCGAGGCAATTAGAACTCGCGACGCCGCTTTCTTCGAGCGCCTCTGCACGCTGGGCGAGGCATGGCGCGTATTCCCGGAATTCGCTGACGAATGCGTCTACCTCGACATCGAGACGACGGGCTTGTCCACGGTCTTCGACAGCGTCACCATGGTCGGCCTATATGACGGCCGGAAATACAAAGTTTTCATCGAAGGCGAAAATCTGCAGGACTTTGCGGCAGAGTTAGAGCGTTACTCCGTTGTGGTCACGTTCAACGGTTCCGGATTCGACCTTCGTTTTCTCAAGCTCGCCTTTCCTGGCCTCCGCATTCCGCCAATTCACATCGACCTTCGCTGGTTAACCCGGAAGCTCGGGCTGCGCGGTGGCCTTAAGGAGATTGAGACGAAGCTCGGCATCACGCGCCCAGACGAGGTGAAGGATTTGGGCGGCTACGAAGCAACGGTTCTCTGGTCGAAGTACCTTCGGGGCGAACGTTCGGCCCTCCAGCAACTCGTCCAATACAACACCGAAGACGTGGTTCACCTGAAGGCGATTATGGAGATTGCCTACGACCGCCTAAGCAAGCGGACGGCTACGTTTCTGCGCAGCTCCATAGCGCCGATTTTTTCCGGCGTTACGGAAATGCCGCGTGCGTCGCGCTCGGTGGTGAGGCGTGCAAGGTGCACATCGAAGTCGAGCGGCGTTGTGGCCTCGCTCCTCGCCAAATGCGGCCCTCAGCGCGTAGTGGGTATTGACCTCACAGGCAGCGAACGCAGAGCGACAGGCTGGGCACTAATGGATGGCGCAGAAGCCTCTACAATGGCTCTGCGGACCGATGAAGAGCTCATCAGGGAAACAGTGGCAGCACGCCCGGATATCGTGTCAATCGATTCGCCATTGTCTCTACCCGAACAGGTAAAGAGCTTGGAAAACATTTCGGGCCTGATCTACCGGAAATGCGAGCTCGCTCTTAAGCGCATGGGCATCTCTGTCTTTTGGTGCCTCCTGCCTACGATGCAGGGGCTCACAATGCGAGGCATGAGGCTGGCGCAGACATTGCGAGGACTGGGCCTAACCGTCATTGAGAGCTATCCGGGTGCCGCACAGGACCTCTTGGGCATTCCGCGCAAGGGAGCCAGTCTGGAAGAGCTCAAATGGGGACTTCACCGCGCTGGCATCAATGGGAGCTTCCTGACTGAGCGCGTCACCCACGACGAGGTCGACGCGATTACCTCCGCATTGGTCGGCCTGTTTTACCTGGCTGA
- a CDS encoding helix-turn-helix domain-containing protein has protein sequence MFAMKRRGRKPKPHTDKDIRLMSDVSKQLTEQIGKRFSGKAIKFQAAQELGVSRAALYNYIRKIDVPGMDVLERLNQKWGLEFAYGVLKLDTEFFRAQRESRPPATDTRSTAQQYVLPFIEGLREQDIEVLQVTPHKPSSVDVRLRIRFAG, from the coding sequence ATGTTTGCGATGAAGCGCCGGGGTCGTAAGCCCAAACCGCATACCGACAAGGACATACGGCTGATGTCGGACGTGTCCAAGCAATTGACCGAACAGATAGGTAAGCGGTTTAGCGGAAAGGCAATCAAGTTCCAGGCTGCACAGGAGTTGGGAGTAAGTCGGGCGGCGCTGTACAACTACATAAGAAAAATTGATGTGCCCGGCATGGACGTGTTGGAGCGTCTTAACCAGAAATGGGGCCTGGAGTTTGCGTATGGTGTACTGAAGCTAGATACAGAGTTCTTCCGAGCTCAGCGTGAATCAAGGCCGCCGGCCACGGACACGCGATCCACGGCTCAGCAGTATGTGCTCCCATTTATCGAAGGTCTGCGAGAGCAGGATATTGAGGTCCTGCAAGTTACCCCGCATAAACCGAGCTCCGTCGACGTCAGATTACGCATACGGTTCGCCGGTTGA